One Synechococcus sp. CC9605 genomic window carries:
- a CDS encoding cytochrome c oxidase subunit II — protein sequence MTSTAPKKGPNIGSIVVISIAIAINLAIAKLMATWSYSWFPPQASSAAAYVDDLFALETGIGSFIFFGCTGVMGWVLLFNRAGKYDESDGAPIEGNTRLEIIWTVIPLLLVFAIAFTSMKVNDSLNALGPKQKYAIGADTSALLSADPLAQVGPIQVIARQWSWEFRYPDGVRSSELHLPIDQRVNLQLQSEDVIHSFYVPAFRLKQDIVPGSLISYSLTPTREGRFRLRDAMFSGAYMSLNQSNVIVESEQAYSDWLKRSAKQALQPGLDPGRVLYDRRIARGDKGWATVPPAPAPMVNDPGDPSIPHDA from the coding sequence ATGACCAGCACAGCCCCCAAGAAAGGCCCCAACATCGGCTCCATTGTGGTCATCAGCATCGCGATCGCGATCAATCTCGCCATCGCCAAACTGATGGCGACGTGGTCATACAGCTGGTTTCCGCCGCAGGCCTCCAGCGCAGCGGCCTACGTCGACGATCTGTTCGCCCTGGAAACCGGCATCGGCTCCTTTATCTTCTTCGGCTGCACCGGCGTGATGGGCTGGGTGCTGCTGTTCAACCGGGCCGGTAAATACGACGAAAGCGACGGGGCACCAATTGAGGGCAACACCAGATTGGAGATCATCTGGACGGTGATCCCTCTGCTGCTGGTGTTCGCCATTGCCTTCACATCGATGAAGGTGAATGACAGCTTGAACGCCTTGGGGCCGAAGCAGAAGTACGCCATCGGTGCCGACACCAGCGCACTGCTCTCGGCCGATCCCTTGGCGCAGGTGGGACCGATCCAGGTGATTGCACGGCAATGGAGCTGGGAATTCCGATATCCCGATGGCGTTCGCAGTTCAGAACTGCACCTCCCAATCGATCAAAGGGTCAACCTTCAGCTGCAATCCGAGGACGTGATTCACAGCTTCTATGTGCCGGCCTTTCGGCTGAAGCAGGACATCGTTCCCGGCAGCCTGATCTCCTACAGCCTCACGCCCACCCGGGAGGGGCGCTTCCGCCTGCGCGACGCCATGTTCAGTGGCGCCTACATGTCGTTGAATCAATCGAACGTGATCGTCGAATCGGAGCAGGCCTACTCCGATTGGCTGAAGCGTTCGGCCAAGCAAGCCCTGCAACCCGGCCTCGACCCCGGCCGCGTGCTCTACGACCGTCGCATCGCCCGTGGTGACAAAGGCTGGGCCACGGTGCCACCGGCTCCTGCCCCGATGGTGAACGACCCCGGAGATCCCTCCATCCCGCACGACGCCTGA
- a CDS encoding DUF2231 domain-containing protein, which translates to MIHFAAIASPINDIADSLGANNLPYAIPLHPNLVHLTIGLFAIAIAFDVAGAFYPLEKRVFRYLALPVTRSGFHDVGWYNLVACSGISFFTVAAGFYEMLLAVPLPGIRSILGQTAIDTMLWHAIGGVAILLVIVAMTIWRGYQRFVLRKDLGRQVSWLYLLCGIGMLLLMGLHGSLGAWLASDFGVHITADQLLAAGADLQEALP; encoded by the coding sequence GTGATCCACTTCGCCGCGATCGCATCGCCGATCAACGACATCGCCGACTCCCTCGGCGCCAACAACCTTCCCTACGCGATTCCGCTGCACCCCAACCTGGTGCACCTCACCATCGGCCTGTTTGCGATCGCCATCGCCTTCGACGTCGCCGGTGCGTTCTACCCGCTGGAAAAACGGGTGTTCCGCTACTTGGCTCTGCCGGTGACCCGCAGCGGCTTCCACGACGTGGGCTGGTACAACCTCGTCGCCTGCAGCGGCATCAGCTTTTTCACCGTGGCCGCAGGGTTCTACGAAATGCTGCTGGCGGTGCCGTTGCCAGGCATCCGCAGCATCCTCGGCCAGACCGCCATCGACACCATGCTCTGGCATGCCATCGGTGGCGTCGCGATCCTGCTGGTGATCGTGGCCATGACCATCTGGCGTGGTTACCAACGCTTTGTCTTGCGCAAGGACCTGGGCCGTCAAGTGAGCTGGCTGTATCTGCTCTGCGGCATCGGCATGCTGCTGTTGATGGGGCTGCACGGAAGCCTCGGGGCGTGGCTCGCGAGCGACTTCGGGGTGCACATCACCGCAGACCAGTTGCTGGCCGCTGGTGCCGATCTGCAGGAGGCATTGCCATGA
- a CDS encoding DUF2231 domain-containing protein: MLELLPPLNDKNLPWLDVIHPIVVHFVIAMALITVVFDVIGVISGKKNLFEVSFWNLIVATVAIFVAIIFGQVEAGLANPYGASRDILNIHSTIGWSLAGVLALLTGWRYVARQKDPANLPRGFLALDVVLAGLVITQVYLGDKLVWVYGLHTVPVVEAIRQGVVS; the protein is encoded by the coding sequence ATGCTTGAGCTGCTTCCACCGCTCAACGACAAAAATCTGCCCTGGCTCGACGTCATCCATCCGATCGTCGTTCACTTCGTGATCGCCATGGCCCTGATCACGGTGGTGTTCGACGTCATCGGTGTGATCAGTGGCAAGAAGAATCTGTTTGAAGTCAGCTTTTGGAACCTGATCGTCGCCACCGTGGCGATCTTTGTGGCGATCATCTTCGGCCAGGTGGAGGCCGGTCTTGCCAATCCCTATGGCGCCTCGCGGGACATCCTCAACATTCACAGCACCATCGGTTGGTCCCTGGCCGGCGTGCTGGCCCTGCTCACGGGCTGGCGCTACGTCGCCCGGCAGAAAGATCCGGCGAACTTGCCCAGGGGCTTTCTGGCCCTTGATGTGGTGCTGGCGGGGCTTGTGATCACGCAGGTGTACCTCGGCGACAAGCTGGTGTGGGTTTACGGGCTGCACACGGTCCCCGTGGTGGAAGCCATCCGTCAGGGGGTGGTGTCGTGA
- a CDS encoding calcium/sodium antiporter, producing MPEFLQASIQVLLGIGLLFGGGELFVQGSVAMAVIFGIPQLVIGLTVVSLGTSAPELFVSLNSVLQGADTLAVSNVVGSNIFNVMVVLGSSALVLPLRVESRLVRRDVPLMIAISAAVWGMASAGRVTWQAGLALLLGLVINTIWEIRTAREQPDDSGSAEPEIEEDAASGGWTLAILRLIGGIGILTIGSRVLVSGATAAATYLGVSEAVIGLTIVSAGTSMPELITSLVAALRGRTDLAIGNVVGSCLLNLLLVLGGGALAAAGRGLEVSPELIQDDLPVMLLTSLACMPIFWTRGRISRLEGGLLLGLYILYIVDNVLPRTTLASWSDEFRLLMLCFVLPVVLIVIMTQALVFWRTKT from the coding sequence ATGCCTGAATTCCTCCAGGCCTCGATCCAAGTGCTGCTGGGCATCGGGCTGCTGTTCGGTGGCGGAGAATTGTTTGTTCAGGGGTCCGTCGCCATGGCGGTGATCTTTGGCATCCCCCAGCTCGTGATCGGCCTCACGGTGGTTTCCCTGGGCACCAGCGCCCCGGAACTGTTCGTGAGTCTGAACTCAGTGCTGCAGGGGGCTGACACCCTCGCCGTGAGCAATGTGGTGGGCAGCAACATCTTCAACGTGATGGTGGTGCTGGGCAGCAGCGCCCTTGTGCTGCCGTTGCGCGTCGAAAGCCGTCTGGTGCGGCGCGATGTTCCTCTGATGATTGCCATCTCGGCGGCGGTCTGGGGCATGGCCTCCGCAGGACGGGTCACCTGGCAGGCGGGCCTGGCCTTGCTGTTGGGGCTTGTGATCAACACCATCTGGGAGATCCGCACCGCCCGCGAACAACCAGACGACAGCGGCAGCGCTGAACCCGAGATCGAAGAGGACGCGGCGAGCGGCGGCTGGACCCTTGCCATCCTGCGGCTGATCGGAGGGATTGGAATCCTCACCATCGGATCCCGGGTGCTGGTGAGCGGCGCCACAGCAGCAGCCACCTACCTCGGGGTGAGTGAGGCGGTGATCGGTCTGACGATCGTTTCCGCCGGAACCTCAATGCCGGAATTGATCACCTCCCTGGTGGCAGCCCTGCGCGGGCGCACCGATCTGGCCATTGGCAACGTGGTGGGCAGCTGCCTGTTGAACCTGCTGCTGGTGCTGGGTGGTGGAGCCTTGGCTGCCGCTGGTCGTGGCCTGGAGGTCAGCCCCGAATTGATTCAGGACGACCTACCTGTGATGTTGCTCACCAGCCTGGCCTGCATGCCGATCTTCTGGACGCGCGGACGGATCAGCCGACTCGAAGGTGGACTGTTGCTGGGCTTGTACATCCTCTACATCGTTGACAACGTCCTTCCCCGAACAACCCTCGCCAGTTGGTCGGACGAGTTCAGGCTTTTGATGCTCTGTTTTGTACTGCCGGTGGTGTTGATCGTGATCATGACCCAGGCGTTGGTGTTCTGGCGCACCAAGACCTAG